The Deltaproteobacteria bacterium genome contains the following window.
TGGAATCTCTTGACGGACCCGCCCCGGGTTCTTGCCCATAAGTAGAATCCGATCCGCCAGAATCACGGCTTCATTGACGTCATGGGTCACAAAAAGAATCGTGTGGGCCAGTTTCTGCCAGAGCGTCAGGAGAAGGTTCTGCATTTCTTCCCGGCTCTGGGCGTCCAGAGAGGCGAACGGCTCGTCCATGAGAAGGACCTGCGGTTGCAGGATGAGGACCCTGGCGAGGGCCACCCGCTGCTTCATGCCGCCGGAGAGTTCCCTGGGAAGGTAATTTCTGAATTCGTTCAACCCGACAAGGGCCAGGAACCGCTCCACCTCTTGCGCCCCGACTTTTTTATCCCGCTGTTTTCCTTTCAACCCAAAGGCGATGTTTTCCCATACCGTCAGCCAGGGGAACAGGGCGTCCTCCTGAAAGATCACGCAGCGATCCGGACCCGGCGTGGTAACGGGTTTTTCATTAAGCACGACCCTTCCGGAACTCGGGGAGAGAAAGCCGGCGATGATCTTCAACAGGGTTGACTTGCCGCACCCGCTTCTTCCCAGTATGCAGATCAGATCTCCGCGTTGGGCCTTGAAACTGATTTTATCCAGGACCGGGAGATATCCGCTGTTCATGTGGAAGACCCTGG
Protein-coding sequences here:
- a CDS encoding ABC transporter ATP-binding protein — its product is MRPNLRAVPLPDQKQKETILHINRLSRVFHMNSGYLPVLDKISFKAQRGDLICILGRSGCGKSTLLKIIAGFLSPSSGRVVLNEKPVTTPGPDRCVIFQEDALFPWLTVWENIAFGLKGKQRDKKVGAQEVERFLALVGLNEFRNYLPRELSGGMKQRVALARVLILQPQVLLMDEPFASLDAQSREEMQNLLLTLWQKLAHTILFVTHDVNEAVILADRILLMGKNPGRVRQEIPVDLPRPREGESSAFLNVTRRLNQALRG